In Nocardioides dokdonensis FR1436, the following are encoded in one genomic region:
- a CDS encoding AAA family ATPase: MQGPGSSDPVVVLVAAAGAAWESTAVEALNARSGVVLLKRCVDVDDLLAAASAGQAHVAVLGLDAHGLDASAVDLLHHYEVRPVAVVPSTVAPDTARLRASRIGVRTLVPEGRVDTVADAVTAPEVQPEPTRVAAAPAYDVGAGPPASVPRPGRVLAVWGPAGAPGRSTVAVALASELARRREETLLVDADPHAGSIAQQLGVLDEVSGLLAAARLATAGVLEERLSSVQRSLGPHLRVVTGLPRPDRWSEVRPGALEHLLELGRVGGHVVVDVGADLEDDPAADVGGRPSRNALTLGALEVADEVLAVGTADPVGLSRLARGLVELGERWPGTPVRLVVNQMRPSLGWTREEVAGMVRGFVAPASLHFLPEDRPGVDRALVAGRTLLEGGESPLTRAVAEVADALVGAGQAAAVRPRRAGRARRR, translated from the coding sequence GTGCAGGGGCCAGGGAGCTCCGACCCGGTGGTGGTGCTGGTCGCCGCCGCCGGCGCCGCCTGGGAGAGCACGGCCGTCGAGGCGCTCAACGCCCGCAGCGGCGTCGTGCTGCTCAAGCGCTGCGTCGACGTCGACGACCTGCTCGCCGCGGCCTCGGCCGGTCAGGCGCACGTGGCCGTGCTCGGTCTGGACGCCCACGGCCTGGACGCCTCCGCCGTCGACCTGCTGCACCACTACGAGGTCCGACCGGTCGCGGTGGTGCCGAGCACCGTGGCCCCCGACACCGCCCGCTTGCGCGCCTCCCGCATCGGGGTCCGCACGCTGGTGCCCGAGGGACGTGTCGACACCGTCGCCGACGCCGTCACCGCCCCCGAGGTGCAGCCGGAGCCGACCCGCGTCGCCGCCGCGCCGGCGTACGACGTCGGGGCCGGGCCGCCGGCCAGCGTCCCCCGACCCGGCCGGGTGCTGGCCGTGTGGGGGCCCGCCGGCGCGCCCGGACGCAGCACCGTGGCCGTGGCGCTCGCCTCGGAGCTGGCGCGCCGGCGGGAGGAGACCCTGCTCGTCGACGCCGACCCGCACGCGGGCAGCATCGCCCAGCAGCTCGGCGTCCTGGACGAGGTCTCGGGGCTGCTGGCTGCGGCCCGGCTCGCCACCGCGGGCGTGCTGGAGGAACGGCTGTCGTCGGTGCAGCGCTCGCTGGGCCCGCACCTGCGCGTGGTCACCGGCCTGCCCCGTCCGGACCGGTGGAGCGAGGTGCGACCGGGGGCGTTGGAGCACCTGCTCGAGCTCGGGCGCGTCGGCGGGCACGTGGTGGTCGACGTCGGCGCGGACCTCGAGGACGACCCGGCCGCCGACGTCGGGGGCCGGCCCTCGCGCAACGCCCTGACGCTCGGCGCGCTCGAGGTCGCCGACGAGGTGCTCGCGGTCGGCACGGCCGACCCGGTGGGCCTGTCGCGGCTGGCGCGGGGCCTGGTCGAGCTGGGGGAGCGCTGGCCCGGCACCCCGGTGCGGCTCGTGGTCAACCAGATGCGGCCCAGCCTGGGCTGGACCCGGGAAGAGGTCGCGGGGATGGTGCGCGGCTTCGTCGCGCCGGCGTCGCTGCACTTCCTGCCCGAGGACCGGCCCGGGGTGGACCGGGCGCTGGTCGCCGGGCGCACCCTGCTCGAGGGGGGCGAGTCCCCCCTGACCCGGGCGGTCGCCGAGGTGGCCGACGCCCTGGTGGGCGCCGGCCAGGCTGCAGCGGTCAGGCCGCGAAGAGCAGGAAGAGCCCGCCGGCGGTGA